From the genome of Bubalus bubalis isolate 160015118507 breed Murrah chromosome 2, NDDB_SH_1, whole genome shotgun sequence, one region includes:
- the LOC102412381 gene encoding butyrophilin subfamily 1 member A1-like isoform X3, producing MFSETAKEEKKSEQDQPRKENDQLRKENDQLRRENGKLQNEIDERKAQFKNGWQKTSLYPDWRKEFFQAVDITLDPATAHPSLFLSEGNRCVTWGEKSQDLPEDPQRFCSLPCVLGHQVITSGRCYWEVEVGSHGAWDLGICRPHVMRKGRVCIKPEDGFWALRFYKQEYWALTSPETKLTVKVHPARVCIFLEYEEGSISFYNMIDKSHIHTLSQGAFGGPLKPFFRLWPSESEPLTICPGPGAAQNPLY from the exons ATGTTTTCAGAGACAgcgaaggaagaaaagaagtcaGAACAAG atcaACCTAGGAAAGAAAATG atcaaCTTAGGAAAGAAAATG atcaaCTCAGGAGAGAAAATG GAAAATTGCAAAATGAAATTG ATGAGAGGAAAGCTCAATTTAAGAATG GCTGGCAGAAGACATCATTGTACCCTG actGGAGGAAAGAATTTTTCCAGGCTG TGGATATTACTCTGGATCCAGCCACCGCCCATCCTTCCCTCTTCTTGTCGGAAGGGAACAGATGTGTAACCTGGGGAGAGAAGTCTCAAGACCTGCCTGAGGACCCACAGAGATTTTGTTCTCTTCCCTGTGTGCTGGGTCATCAGGTCATCACCTCAGGGAGGTGCTACTGGGAAGTAGAGGTCGGGAGCCATGGCGCATGGGACCTGGGGATTTGTAGGCCTCATGTAATGAGAAAGGGCAGAGTTTGTATCAAACCTGAGGATGGTTTCTGGGCCCTCAGGTTCTATAAGCAGGAGTACTGGGCACTCACCTCTCCAGAAACAAAACTCACTGTAAAGGTGCATCCAGCCAGAGTTTGTATTTTCCTAGAATATGAGGAGGGAagcatttcattttataatatgatAGATAAATCTCACATTCACACCTTGTCTCAAGGTGCCTTTGGTGGGCCCTTAAAGCCTTTTTTCAGGCTTTGGCCCAGTGAGTCAGAGCCTTTGACCATCTGTCCAGGGCCTGGAGCAGCCCAGAATCCCCTGTACTAG
- the LOC102412381 gene encoding butyrophilin subfamily 1 member A1-like isoform X1: MVTYPIDHYRKSPMTNGNHKEFPPRVNDIDSFPAIQLLYLLVTVFIIGVSWREYHKNETAKEEKKSEQDQPRKENDQLRKENDQLRRENGKLQNEIDERKAQFKNGWQKTSLYPDWRKEFFQAVDITLDPATAHPSLFLSEGNRCVTWGEKSQDLPEDPQRFCSLPCVLGHQVITSGRCYWEVEVGSHGAWDLGICRPHVMRKGRVCIKPEDGFWALRFYKQEYWALTSPETKLTVKVHPARVCIFLEYEEGSISFYNMIDKSHIHTLSQGAFGGPLKPFFRLWPSESEPLTICPGPGAAQNPLY; this comes from the exons ATGGTGACTTATCCAATAGATCACTATAGAAAATCACCTATGACGAATGGAAATCATAAAg aatttcccccCAGAGTAAATGACATAGACAGTTTCCCTGCAATTCAACTACTCTACCTCTTAGTGACGGTCTTTATTATTGGAGTATCCTGGAGGGAATATCACAAAAATG AGACAgcgaaggaagaaaagaagtcaGAACAAG atcaACCTAGGAAAGAAAATG atcaaCTTAGGAAAGAAAATG atcaaCTCAGGAGAGAAAATG GAAAATTGCAAAATGAAATTG ATGAGAGGAAAGCTCAATTTAAGAATG GCTGGCAGAAGACATCATTGTACCCTG actGGAGGAAAGAATTTTTCCAGGCTG TGGATATTACTCTGGATCCAGCCACCGCCCATCCTTCCCTCTTCTTGTCGGAAGGGAACAGATGTGTAACCTGGGGAGAGAAGTCTCAAGACCTGCCTGAGGACCCACAGAGATTTTGTTCTCTTCCCTGTGTGCTGGGTCATCAGGTCATCACCTCAGGGAGGTGCTACTGGGAAGTAGAGGTCGGGAGCCATGGCGCATGGGACCTGGGGATTTGTAGGCCTCATGTAATGAGAAAGGGCAGAGTTTGTATCAAACCTGAGGATGGTTTCTGGGCCCTCAGGTTCTATAAGCAGGAGTACTGGGCACTCACCTCTCCAGAAACAAAACTCACTGTAAAGGTGCATCCAGCCAGAGTTTGTATTTTCCTAGAATATGAGGAGGGAagcatttcattttataatatgatAGATAAATCTCACATTCACACCTTGTCTCAAGGTGCCTTTGGTGGGCCCTTAAAGCCTTTTTTCAGGCTTTGGCCCAGTGAGTCAGAGCCTTTGACCATCTGTCCAGGGCCTGGAGCAGCCCAGAATCCCCTGTACTAG
- the LOC102412381 gene encoding butyrophilin subfamily 1 member A1-like isoform X2 has product MVTYPIDHYRKSPMTNGNHKEFPPRVNDIDSFPAIQLLYLLVTVFIIGVSWREYHKNETAKEEKKSEQDQPRKENDQLRRENGKLQNEIDERKAQFKNGWQKTSLYPDWRKEFFQAVDITLDPATAHPSLFLSEGNRCVTWGEKSQDLPEDPQRFCSLPCVLGHQVITSGRCYWEVEVGSHGAWDLGICRPHVMRKGRVCIKPEDGFWALRFYKQEYWALTSPETKLTVKVHPARVCIFLEYEEGSISFYNMIDKSHIHTLSQGAFGGPLKPFFRLWPSESEPLTICPGPGAAQNPLY; this is encoded by the exons ATGGTGACTTATCCAATAGATCACTATAGAAAATCACCTATGACGAATGGAAATCATAAAg aatttcccccCAGAGTAAATGACATAGACAGTTTCCCTGCAATTCAACTACTCTACCTCTTAGTGACGGTCTTTATTATTGGAGTATCCTGGAGGGAATATCACAAAAATG AGACAgcgaaggaagaaaagaagtcaGAACAAG atcaACCTAGGAAAGAAAATG atcaaCTCAGGAGAGAAAATG GAAAATTGCAAAATGAAATTG ATGAGAGGAAAGCTCAATTTAAGAATG GCTGGCAGAAGACATCATTGTACCCTG actGGAGGAAAGAATTTTTCCAGGCTG TGGATATTACTCTGGATCCAGCCACCGCCCATCCTTCCCTCTTCTTGTCGGAAGGGAACAGATGTGTAACCTGGGGAGAGAAGTCTCAAGACCTGCCTGAGGACCCACAGAGATTTTGTTCTCTTCCCTGTGTGCTGGGTCATCAGGTCATCACCTCAGGGAGGTGCTACTGGGAAGTAGAGGTCGGGAGCCATGGCGCATGGGACCTGGGGATTTGTAGGCCTCATGTAATGAGAAAGGGCAGAGTTTGTATCAAACCTGAGGATGGTTTCTGGGCCCTCAGGTTCTATAAGCAGGAGTACTGGGCACTCACCTCTCCAGAAACAAAACTCACTGTAAAGGTGCATCCAGCCAGAGTTTGTATTTTCCTAGAATATGAGGAGGGAagcatttcattttataatatgatAGATAAATCTCACATTCACACCTTGTCTCAAGGTGCCTTTGGTGGGCCCTTAAAGCCTTTTTTCAGGCTTTGGCCCAGTGAGTCAGAGCCTTTGACCATCTGTCCAGGGCCTGGAGCAGCCCAGAATCCCCTGTACTAG